The Cloeon dipterum chromosome 3, ieCloDipt1.1, whole genome shotgun sequence genome includes a region encoding these proteins:
- the LOC135939911 gene encoding probable sodium/potassium/calcium exchanger CG1090: MRQRAVKAAWRFAFGVCLFLASSSVHSASTPAPPNPSTSAPHHHSTSAPQHHSTSAPRHHSTPAVHHHSTSVPPQVLVAAATTTGSRDNCTPPAIEQFPRPMMSVETRRSGGIIVHVLVAVYTFVGLAIVCDDYFVASLDRICEELKLSPDVAGATFMAAGSSAPELATVVIGVFFAKDDIGVSGVIGSAVFNIMFVISVCALCSGTVSYLNWWPLVRDCFFYMVSILVMLYVIYDETITWSESLLMLFMYSVYCVALRFNTQLEQWAQTLPIPCKSEVAHQGPPKIPQESSGLADGQRPISYTDEKTMETAFGDQEQGQQTDGVIQQQQQKDYYHKAPHADYVETDPFVIPEGQMNRCLWAITLPIHALCKATTPDCRKEKHKDKYGITFMMSMVWISFFSYIMVWMITIIGYTMGIPDTVMGLTFVAAGVSVPDALSSLAVVKEGYGDMAVSNAVGSNVFDILICLGLPWFLKTAIISPGSTVTVLSKGLTYSTLSLLSTVAFLIIATHMNGWKLDRKYGWILMAWYLFFIVFASLYELNVFGYMNPPECASSY, translated from the exons ATGAGGCAGCGAGCCGTGAAAGCCGCGTGGCGCTTCGCGTTCGGCGTGTGCCTTTTCCTGGCCTCGTCGAGCGTGCACTCGGCCTCGACGCCGGCGCCGCCCAACCCTTCAACGTCAGCGCCGCACCACCATTCGACGTCGGCGCCGCAACACCATTCAACGTCGGCGCCACGCCACCATTCGACGCCGGCAGTGCATCACCACTCGACGTCGGTGCCGCCGCAAGTTCTCGTCGCCGCGGCGACGACGACCGGAAGCCGCGACAACTGCACTCCGCCGGCCATCGAGCAGTTTCCCCGGCCGATGATGAGCGTCGAGACGAGGCGCTCGGGAGGAATCATCGTGCACGTGCTCGTTGCCGTCTACACCTTCGTCGGACTGGCCATCGTGTGCGACGACTACTTCGTCGCCTCGCTCGACCGCATCTGCGAAG AACTGAAACTATCGCCCGATGTGGCTGGAGCCACTTTCATGGCTGCTGGTTCGTCGGCGCCCGAGTTGGCCACCGTGGTTATCGGCGTATTTTTTGCCAAG GACGACATCGGGGTGAGTGGAGTGATTGGCTCGGCAGTGTTCAACATAATGTTCGTCATCAGCGTGTGCGCCCTGTGTTCGGGCACCGTGTCCTACCTCAACTGGTGGCCTCTGGTCCGCGACTGCTTTTTCTACATGGTCAGCATTCTGGTCATGCTCTACGTCATTTACGATGAGACTATCACCTG GAGCGAGTCTCTACTCATGCTGTTCATGTACTCGGTCTACTGCGTCGCCTTGAGGTTCAACACACAGCTGGAGCAGTGGGCACAGACCCTTCCAATCCCCTGCAAGTCCGAGGTTGCCCACCAGGGACCTCCGAAAATTCCGCAGGAGTCATCAGGGCTTGCGGACGGACAGCGACCGATTAGCTACACAGACGAAAAGACGATGGAAACTGCCTTTGGAGACCAAGAACAAGGACAGCAAACGGATGGAGttatccagcagcagcagcaaaaggaTTACTACcataaa gCGCCTCATGCCGATTACGTGGAGACCGACCCGTTTGTGATTCCGGAGGGTCAGATGAATCGCTGCTTGTGGGCAATCACGCTGCCAATCCACGCCCTGTGCAAGGCGACCACCCCCGACTGCAGGAAAGAGAAGCACAAGGACAAGTACGGCATCACCTTCATGATGTCCATGGTGTGGATTTCCTTCTTCTCGTACATCATGGTCTGGATGATCACAATAATTG GATATACAATGGGAATCCCTGACACGGTCATGGGTCTGACGTTTGTGGCTGCCGGAGTCAGTGTTCCAGACGCTCTCTCCAGCTTGGCCGTCGTGAAAGAAG GATATGGTGACATGGCGGTGTCCAACGCAGTGGGCAGCAATGTTTTCGACATTCTCATCTGTCTGGGTCTGCCGTGGTTCCTGAAAACTGCCATAATTAGTCCTGGCAGCACAGTCACCGTACTTAGCAAAG GTCTGACCTACTCGACCCTGTCCCTGTTGTCGACAGTCGCATTCCTGATAATCGCGACGCACATGAACGGCTGGAAGCTGGACCGCAAGTACGGCTGGATCCTGATGGCGTGGTACTTGTTCTTCATCGTGTTCGCCAGCCTGTACGAGCTAAACGTGTTTGGCTACATGAACCCGCCCGAATGCGCCAGCAGCTACTAA